A genome region from Methanococcoides burtonii DSM 6242 includes the following:
- the argB gene encoding acetylglutamate kinase: MTGKRENVLIEALPYIREFHDSVMVIKVGGHAMVDPQVMSDIVQDIVLLRFVGIHPVIVHGGGPEITEKMDRMGKKSEFIGGLRITDDETMEIARMVLVGNINTRIVSLISKHGGKGVGLSGKDGNMILAKKKPTQKILIEDIEHDVDLGWVGDTEIINPEIINIVTANGYIPVISPIAMDSEGNALNINADTVAGDLADALNAKKLILMTDVPGVLRDQTDISTRISRIGVDEVEQLIEDGVLSGGMIPKMRSAKASVEGGVDRVHVIDGSISHSVLLELFTDQGIGTMVYKDTK, translated from the coding sequence ATGACAGGAAAAAGAGAGAATGTGTTGATCGAGGCACTTCCTTACATAAGGGAATTCCACGATTCTGTTATGGTGATCAAAGTAGGTGGACATGCAATGGTGGATCCTCAGGTAATGAGTGATATCGTCCAGGACATTGTTCTTCTGCGCTTTGTCGGTATTCATCCTGTGATCGTTCATGGTGGCGGACCGGAAATAACTGAAAAGATGGACCGAATGGGCAAAAAATCGGAATTTATAGGCGGTTTGAGGATAACTGACGATGAGACCATGGAAATTGCCAGGATGGTGCTTGTCGGAAATATCAATACCCGTATAGTTTCTCTTATAAGCAAACATGGTGGGAAAGGTGTCGGTCTTTCCGGAAAAGATGGGAATATGATATTGGCAAAGAAAAAGCCCACTCAGAAAATTCTAATCGAAGATATTGAACACGATGTTGATCTTGGTTGGGTAGGGGATACTGAGATCATCAATCCTGAGATCATCAATATTGTGACTGCAAATGGGTATATTCCAGTCATATCTCCAATTGCAATGGATTCTGAGGGGAATGCCCTGAACATCAACGCTGATACGGTTGCAGGTGATCTTGCAGATGCTCTGAATGCAAAGAAATTAATACTTATGACCGATGTGCCTGGTGTTCTCAGAGATCAGACCGATATATCAACACGCATATCACGTATAGGTGTGGACGAAGTTGAACAACTGATAGAAGATGGAGTTCTCAGTGGCGGTATGATCCCGAAGATGAGAAGTGCAAAAGCAAGTGTTGAGGGCGGTGTGGACCGTGTTCATGTTATCGATGGCAGCATATCCCATTCAGTATTGCTGGAGCTTTTCACCGATCAGGGTATTGGTACGATGGTTTATAAGGACACCAAATAA
- the mptA gene encoding GTP cyclohydrolase MptA has protein sequence MELPIAQFPDVQANRPKIPINLTRVGVTGVKKLVEIKRKDKRPIVLISTFEIFVDLPSDRKGANLSRNFEAMDEVLEKAINLPVYEIEKLCNDVAKSLLRRHEYATRSEVRMKSEYVVKREAPSTKMKCQEVVDIFAEATATRLEDGDIDVKKLIGAEVVGMTACPCAQEIMRDNAKTALRELGVGLETVMNFLNKVPMATHNQRGRGIISLEVSGDVDVSLETIIRIIESSMSSSIVELLKRADEALVVERAHQNPKFVEDCVRTMAQNIVSEFAHVPDSALVTIKQINEESIHRHNAFAERVALLGDLRDEIKNN, from the coding sequence ATGGAACTTCCAATTGCGCAATTTCCTGATGTACAGGCAAACAGACCGAAAATACCCATAAACCTTACACGCGTGGGTGTTACCGGAGTTAAAAAGCTTGTTGAGATAAAGAGAAAGGACAAACGTCCAATTGTACTTATCTCAACTTTTGAGATCTTTGTAGACCTACCTTCAGACCGTAAAGGTGCAAACCTGTCACGTAACTTTGAAGCTATGGATGAAGTCCTTGAAAAAGCCATCAACCTGCCAGTCTATGAGATAGAGAAACTCTGTAATGATGTTGCTAAAAGCCTTCTAAGACGTCATGAATACGCCACTCGTTCAGAAGTACGTATGAAGAGTGAATATGTTGTCAAAAGAGAAGCACCATCTACAAAAATGAAATGTCAAGAAGTAGTGGATATATTTGCAGAAGCGACCGCAACAAGACTTGAAGATGGGGACATCGATGTCAAGAAACTCATTGGAGCCGAGGTCGTTGGCATGACAGCATGCCCATGCGCACAGGAAATAATGAGAGACAACGCAAAAACTGCACTAAGGGAACTTGGAGTCGGTCTTGAGACCGTCATGAACTTCCTGAACAAAGTACCAATGGCTACCCACAACCAGAGAGGACGTGGAATTATATCCCTCGAGGTCAGCGGTGACGTTGATGTCTCCCTTGAGACCATCATCCGTATCATCGAGAGTTCCATGAGTTCAAGCATAGTAGAGCTCCTGAAGCGCGCAGATGAAGCACTTGTAGTTGAAAGAGCACACCAGAACCCTAAGTTCGTGGAAGATTGTGTCAGAACAATGGCACAAAATATAGTCAGTGAATTTGCTCATGTGCCTGACAGTGCACTCGTTACCATTAAGCAGATTAATGAAGAGAGCATACACAGACATAATGCATTTGCAGAAAGAGTTGCTCTTCTCGGTGATCTCAGAGACGAGATAAAAAATAATTGA
- a CDS encoding archaeosine biosynthesis radical SAM protein RaSEA: MSLNKAVLDIRERQRIKPSSNDYPAAVWRSTDHCDGKTVDTLTIIFKTSGCWWGKAGGCTMCGFVYDSAKIPPQPEELERQFDNAMRKGEKFERFMVKIFTSGSFLDENEVTAETRANILNKLAADERIFKVLVESRPEFVTEETLKACKEALGKTAFEVAIGLETSSDNIRKNSINKGFTFEDYITASNVAKNNDASMKAYLLLKPPFLSEKEALEDIVKTVDDVAAHAQTISINLCNVQNGTYVEQLWQRSQYRTPWLWSIVEILKRTKQRHPNLAITSDPVGAGSKRGPHNCKICSRDVSDAVHLFSRTQDLKVLEGLTCDCKQTWTKVLELDDFTYGSPILDR; this comes from the coding sequence ATGTCACTTAATAAAGCCGTATTAGATATACGCGAACGTCAGCGTATAAAACCATCATCTAACGATTATCCTGCTGCCGTATGGAGAAGCACAGACCACTGTGACGGGAAGACAGTTGATACACTGACCATCATCTTCAAAACATCAGGCTGCTGGTGGGGAAAGGCTGGAGGCTGTACAATGTGCGGCTTTGTTTATGATAGTGCAAAGATACCCCCACAACCAGAAGAACTTGAAAGACAGTTCGATAACGCCATGCGGAAGGGAGAGAAGTTTGAACGTTTTATGGTAAAGATATTCACTTCAGGAAGTTTCCTTGATGAAAATGAAGTGACAGCCGAAACAAGAGCTAACATCCTGAACAAACTGGCAGCCGATGAACGTATCTTTAAGGTACTTGTAGAGAGCAGGCCTGAATTCGTGACAGAGGAGACCCTGAAAGCCTGTAAAGAAGCACTTGGAAAGACAGCTTTTGAAGTTGCTATCGGGCTGGAGACAAGTTCTGACAATATAAGGAAGAATTCCATAAATAAGGGATTCACGTTCGAGGATTATATTACAGCCTCAAACGTGGCAAAGAACAATGATGCGAGCATGAAAGCATATCTGTTGCTAAAACCTCCATTCCTGTCCGAAAAGGAAGCATTGGAAGACATTGTCAAAACTGTCGATGATGTTGCAGCTCATGCACAGACCATCTCGATAAACCTATGCAATGTCCAGAATGGTACGTATGTGGAACAGCTCTGGCAGAGGAGCCAATACAGAACACCATGGCTTTGGAGTATCGTTGAGATCCTTAAACGAACAAAACAACGCCATCCTAATCTGGCAATAACTTCCGACCCCGTGGGTGCAGGTTCAAAACGTGGCCCTCACAATTGCAAGATATGCAGCAGGGATGTTTCAGATGCAGTACATCTTTTTTCACGTACCCAGGACCTAAAGGTGCTTGAAGGGCTGACATGTGATTGCAAACAGACGTGGACAAAAGTGCTCGAACTTGATGATTTTACCTATGGCAGTCCGATACTTGACAGATAA
- a CDS encoding non-histone chromosomal MC1 family protein: MSETRNFVLRDEKGNESGVFTGKQPRQAALKVANRGKGTKKKPDNIMLRERGTKKIHVFVGWKEMVDAPKNKPDWMPDKINKPFVKKQKPGIIKLETI; this comes from the coding sequence ATGTCTGAAACAAGAAACTTTGTGTTACGAGACGAAAAAGGCAACGAAAGCGGCGTATTCACGGGTAAACAGCCACGTCAGGCAGCTCTTAAGGTTGCTAACAGGGGCAAGGGTACCAAAAAGAAGCCAGATAATATCATGCTTCGTGAGCGCGGCACCAAAAAGATCCATGTTTTCGTGGGTTGGAAAGAAATGGTCGATGCACCAAAGAACAAACCTGACTGGATGCCTGACAAGATCAACAAGCCATTCGTCAAGAAACAGAAACCAGGCATAATCAAACTGGAAACTATCTAA
- the guaA gene encoding glutamine-hydrolyzing GMP synthase, giving the protein MVKVEKFIPNAIDRIKEQAKGKTIIALSGGVDSSVCAVLAYQAIKDDLIPIYIDTGLMRKGETERIKEIFADMNLQTIDAKDRFLDALVGIKDPEEKRKVVGETFIRVFEEEAREINAQYLIQGTIYPDRIESDGGIKSHHNVGGLPEHIDFKGIIEPIDDLYKDEVREVAWALDLPEEICERMPFPGPGLSVRIIGEVTEEKVDVVREANAIVEEELLEQFKPWQTFAAVIGKGTGVKGDVRVHGWIIAVRAVGSRDGMTAEALELPWETLMKIESRISGEIASVARVLYDLSPKPPATIEFE; this is encoded by the coding sequence ATGGTAAAAGTCGAGAAATTCATACCAAATGCTATAGACAGAATCAAGGAACAAGCAAAAGGAAAGACGATAATTGCACTTTCCGGCGGTGTTGACAGTTCAGTCTGTGCAGTACTTGCATACCAGGCTATTAAAGATGACCTGATTCCTATATACATCGATACCGGTCTTATGAGAAAAGGTGAGACCGAAAGGATCAAAGAGATCTTTGCGGACATGAACCTGCAGACCATAGATGCAAAGGATCGCTTCCTTGACGCACTTGTAGGCATCAAAGACCCTGAAGAGAAGAGAAAGGTTGTCGGAGAGACATTCATTCGTGTCTTTGAAGAAGAAGCACGCGAAATAAATGCACAATATCTCATCCAGGGAACTATCTATCCTGACAGGATCGAGTCTGACGGCGGTATCAAATCTCACCACAACGTAGGCGGATTACCAGAACACATCGATTTCAAGGGAATAATCGAGCCTATAGATGACCTTTACAAAGATGAAGTGCGAGAGGTAGCCTGGGCACTTGACCTTCCTGAAGAGATATGCGAGAGAATGCCATTCCCAGGACCTGGGCTTTCCGTGAGAATAATCGGAGAGGTCACTGAGGAAAAGGTAGATGTCGTGCGTGAAGCGAACGCAATTGTAGAGGAAGAACTTCTTGAGCAGTTCAAACCATGGCAGACATTTGCAGCCGTCATAGGAAAAGGAACCGGCGTCAAAGGAGATGTACGCGTACATGGATGGATAATTGCTGTACGTGCTGTCGGTTCAAGGGACGGTATGACCGCAGAAGCACTTGAACTGCCCTGGGAGACCCTCATGAAGATCGAATCCAGGATCTCCGGCGAGATAGCATCAGTCGCAAGAGTACTTTACGACCTGTCACCAAAACCACCTGCAACTATCGAGTTCGAGTAA
- a CDS encoding DUF2098 domain-containing protein: MNEVPKPVDIDGKPINVGSNVRYINTDTIGVIEDITTDDEGTWALLDTTQLYYRIDTLQITEKVSTKGKEHVLTKEEAKELIKAHSETGQEKVEDVFQATGGG; this comes from the coding sequence ATGAACGAAGTGCCCAAACCCGTTGATATCGATGGCAAACCAATTAATGTTGGCAGCAATGTACGCTATATTAACACCGACACCATAGGAGTGATAGAGGATATCACCACCGATGACGAAGGCACCTGGGCACTTCTTGACACAACACAATTATACTACAGGATCGATACATTGCAAATCACTGAAAAGGTATCGACCAAAGGAAAGGAACACGTCCTTACAAAGGAGGAAGCAAAGGAGCTTATAAAAGCGCATTCCGAAACCGGTCAGGAAAAAGTAGAAGACGTTTTTCAGGCAACTGGTGGCGGTTGA